The following coding sequences lie in one Rutidosis leptorrhynchoides isolate AG116_Rl617_1_P2 chromosome 6, CSIRO_AGI_Rlap_v1, whole genome shotgun sequence genomic window:
- the LOC139855334 gene encoding uncharacterized protein: MHGHTFTFTGSFDYNETTMSPLSYPVSHKNPHGSGTELCVRRLDSGLIELTPNKNTILHLASEWGDVDYVKEILKNHTCLLYRRNSEGETAAYVAAREGHVDILAIMINYYFKLQTESIEQFVTRGMDKHTALHIAIQNHHVGVVFWLIQEIPLLINCVNDFCEIPHVLAAERGFDHILQKVFPECNQRDFTTSNGKTTLHAAAIYGSPGCIRTVVNHSRDLLYKQDKRGWTPLFYAIYHNNSSATTALLDADCSIGYQMLVEDDISTSHIYFAASQGHCETMKILISKCPGCLEVTYANGRDILHYAIENKKLEVIKFMFSCELFTRLINKRDGDGNTPIHLFMRSEIEMMEAIMDSRVNINALNNENLTPLDVASSDDKRERLLKGIGNVRGIGNQTRVLFPTVYIRFRVDEESRQRKKEEQKEIELKGKEYEKEFEPYFKVLENLVLVTTLITTATFAVVFAVPGGFDGNEGSNQGMPILLRKSAYKAFVVTNTIAFSCSCSCTVLIGYIWMLIYSGSYKQIDVNEILRKKIRERTFVMYILTGFALVTMAIAFVTGMYVVLTPSLSFATSLCVMSLFIMVFMSVFPRKVIRIVNYERLRYV; this comes from the exons ATGCATGGACATACATTTACGTTCACAGGATCATTTGATTACAATGAGACGACAATGTCCCCATTATCTTACCCAGTGTCACACAAAAATCCTCATGGAAGTGGTACTGAATTGTGTGTGCGCAGGCTCGATTCTGGCCTAATTGAGTTGACTCCTAACAAGAACACAATTCTTCACCTTGCATCCGAGTGGGGGGATGTGGATTATGTAAAAGAAATTCTAAAAAATCATACTTGTTTGTTATACCGTCGCAATTCTGAAGGGGAGACAGCGGCTTATGTTGCTGCCAGAGAGGGACACGTGGATATTCTTGcaattatgattaattattatttcaaACTACAAACAGAAAGCATTGAACAGTTTGTTACAAGGGGCATGGATAAACATACCGCGTTACATATCGCGATACAAAATCATCATGTTGGAGTAGTATTTTGGTTAATACAAGAAATTCCCCTGCTAATAAATTGTGTCAATGATTTTTGTGAGATCCCACATGTTCTTGCTGCCGAAAGAGGATTTGATCATATTTTACAGAAAGTCTTTCCTGAGTGTAACCAACGAGATTTTACAACATCAAATGGCAAAACAACTTTACATGCAGCAGCCATTTATGGATCACCAG GTTGTATTAGGACTGTGGTAAATCATTCAAGAGATCTACTTTACAAGCAAGACAAGCGTGGTTGGACGCCATTGTTTTATGCTATCTACCACAATAATTCATCAGCAACAACCGCTCTACTAGATGCAGACTGCTCCATCGGGTACCAAATGTTGGTAGAAGATGACATATCTACTTCTCACATTTACTTTGCAGCTAGCCAAGGTCATTGTGAAACAATGAAAATTCTTATATCCAAATGTCCTGGATGCTTAGAGGTCACTTATGCCAATGGAAGAGACATTCTTCATTATGCTATTGAAAACAAGAAACTTGAAgtgatcaaattcatgtttagttgCGAGTTATTTACTCGCCTTATCAACAAAAGAGATGGTGATGGGAATACTCCTATTCATTTATTTATGAGATCTGAGATTGAGATGATGGAAGCCATCATGGATTCTAGGGTTAACATTAATGCCCTCAACAATGAAAATCTCACTCCTTTAGATGTGGCATCCTCGGACGATAAAAGAGAAAGATTGTTGAAG GGTATAGGTAATGTTAGAGGCATAGGTAATCAAACAAGAGTCTTGTTTCCTACAGTATACATTCGTTTCCGCGTTGATGAAGAATCACGACAAAGAAAAAAAGAGGAACAAAAAGAAATAGAACTGAAAGGGAAAGAATATGAAAAGGAATTTGAACCATATTTTAAGGTTTTAGAAAATCTAGTTTTAGTGACTACTCTTATAACAACAGCAACCTTTGCAGTTGTTTTTGCAGTGCCAGGTGGTTTTGATGGCAATGAAGGTTCGAATCAAGGCATGCCCATTCTACTTAGAAAATCAGCATACAAAGCATTTGTCGTCACtaatactattgctttctcttgctcttgctcttgcaCTGTTTTGATAGGATATATCTGGATGTTAATCTATAGTGGGAGTTATAAACAAATCGATGTGAACGAAATTCTTCGGAAGAAGATTAGAGAGAGAACGTTCGTCATGTACATTCTTACAGGGTTTGCTTTGGTAACAATGGCTATTGCATTTGTGACAGGGATGTATGTTGTGCTAACACCATCCTTAAGTTTTGCAACTTCCTTGTGTGTGATGAGCTTATTTATTATGGTATTTATGTCTGTATTTCCTAGAAAAGTTATAAGGATTGTAAATTATGAAAGACTAAGGTATGTTTAG